Below is a genomic region from Echinicola rosea.
TGGGAAAGGGCACAAAATTCCAGTTATTAGTAAAATTGTTTTACCCCCATTACTACTGCGATTAACATGAAAAAAATAACCATCTACTGCGGCTCCAATACCGGTAATAATCCTGCCTATAAAAAAGGTGCGATTGCCTTGGCAGAAGAAATGATATTGAGGAAGATGGATTTGGTGTATGGAGCAGGGAAAGTAGGTTTGATGGGGATTATCGCGGATCACATGCTGAGTGTGGGAAGAAATGTCTATGGCTTCATTCCCCAGAAATTAGTAGATGTGGAAGTCGCCCATCATGGCTGTACAGAGCTGACGGTGGTGGAGACCATGCGGGACCGCAAGTGGCTGATGGCTGAGACCGGTGATGGCTTTATCGCCATGCCTGGGGGGATAGGAACACTTGAGGAGCTTTTTGAGATCATGACCCTCAATCAACTTGCCTATATCCAAAAGCCTTTGGCGCTCTATAACGTGGAGGGGTATTACGATAAATTGATCGAGTTTCTGAATTTTTCCGCACAAGAGGGGTTCCTCAAACAAGCCCAAATGGACCTGTTGATCATCAGTGATAATCCTGCCGAGATGTTGGACAAAATGGCTGCCTATCAGCCCAAATTGGTGCCCAAATGGGGTAAATAGAAATCACGGATCCATGCTCCCTAACCTGGCGGCTATGGGTCACCAGAAGGTTCACCATAGCAAGACTATGCCTCAACCTCCAAACAGCCTGATTTTCTTGTAGTTTCAGCTCTCATAACGATTCCTAATGCATAAAGCGGGCAATGCCATTTAGTTAGTGTGTATCTGGAAAATACAGGTTCTATTTTTTTTCCTTGGGCAGTTATTTTTCTAGCTAAATTCCTAGGTGGTTTTCATCCCTTTACCTTTGTTACTTTTTTGCTTCAGATCAAAAAAGTAACCCAAAAACCCCGCCGCTACGCCACGGCGCACAGGTGTGCAGCTATTGGGCTAAAATTAAAGCCTACCCCCATGCAGGCAAACTCCTCCTTTTCTAGCGGCCAACATTCTTTTTGGTCAGCCTTTCGTCAAACAAGCCTGCCTTTTTGCCCGCCCGCTTTTTAATTTCTTAACGTCCAATACCTGCAAGGCGAATTCAGCTAATAAGTCCCAAAAATGTACCGCTTTTAGGCCGCAGCCATCGGGTGGAAATTAAAATGGGTGACGGATCCACGTCGCAGGGGAAATCTATGTTCCATTTTAAAGGGCAGACCACCGGCCTAGATTTTTTTCTTTCTTTTTTCATCAATGGCCTGCCCCGAAGGCGTTCGGGGGAAAAAAGGAAAAGGATAAAATCCACCAAAATGGCCAAAGCCATACAGTTAAAGTCAAATAGAAAAGAAACTCCTAGCAGGTGAAAACAGGGAAATGGCCTTAACTAAACGGCATTGAAAGCGGGTTTAAAAGCGATTTCCCTGGCCTCCTGCAACCGTTTGATTGGGTTTTAGCAGGGAAATGCGGCTAAAACCGAAAACGTTGGATGGGCAATTTACCACTGGCTTCACCCATGGCTATGAACATGTCGCTCCTCTGGGGCTAGCTTTCGAGTGTAATCTTTCAATGCAGGCCCAACATGCATTTGGTGCCTTTAGGACGTTGCGGCATTTTTATGTATCGGTGGTTTTTCCATATAAGTAAACTGGCAGCCCCCAACTTTTCCGCTTGATCCGTTAAAAAAAGCCAGGGAGCTAAACGTGTAGCAGCCCTGGCTGTTGCGGTTGATTTGATTTTGAATAATATAGTGCATGATGTGTGCCAATCTTTTATAGCTATTTAAAGCAGTAGCCTTGGCGATTTTTTGGGTATTTTCATGGAATGTTTCCTAAGGTTGAACAGCCCGCCCAAAAGGACAGGCTGTTACAAACACACTTACAATTAACCATAACAACCCAAAAAGGGTTCTCTTTAACTCAGTTTATGCATAGGGAACCATTACAGATTGGTAATGCATATTCCGGTTTTTATTAACCTGAGCTCGACTTAATTTTAGTATAAAAAGCGTCATACGAATCCTTTTTAGGAAGATGTGGGTTGGAAAAGGGTGTGGCAATCCCGAAATACTGAGACTGCCACAGCTTCCACCCGCTCAGGCCTACCTCTAAGCCTCGCAGTGACGGTTTTATAATCTAACTGAGGTTATTAGCTTTTGTATCATTCAGTATATAATATTTCGCTTTTCTTCGAAATACCATTTTCATCAAATGCCTCTACTTGGTAATAGTAGCTTTGATCGGTATTGAGCGCGCGCAGTTCGTATTCACTTTGGTCGTACATCAGTGCGGAGAGGTTGAGTTTTTCCTTACTGATTCCCCAATAGATCACATAGCCCGTGGCTCCGTCCACCGGATCCCAGCTGAGGAGGGTATTCCGTCGGTCGCTTTGCCGCTTCACGGCAAAATTTGAAGGAGTTTCAGGAAGGGCTTCTTGTCCGTTGCCAAATACCCTCAGCTCAGAAATGGCCAAAAACTTATTGGTGCAATAAACGTGCTCATAGCGAACATATCGTGCTTCCACCGCTTTGTCCAATTCGATATAGCCATGAGGCATGTCGCGTTGGTTATTGGAGTAGTCCGCGACGATTTCCCAATTGGCACCGTCCAGGGAGGTTTTGATCACAAACTGTTGCCGAAGGGTGTCAGGACGTCCGAAAATCTCACTGTTAAAATCCTGGAAGTTGATCTGCACTGCTTTTACATCCATTGGTTTTTCCAAATCCACCTCCACATAGATGGAATCGTTATTGGCCTCAGATACCCAGTAGGACCGTATTTCTTCGTCATTGATCTGGCTAATGTCAAATTCCCTGATCTGTTCTTGCATATAGCCTCCTTCACTTTCGTCCACCACATTGATATCCATATTGACTTCAGCGGAATTGGTTTTTACGGGTTTGTTAAAAGATAGCAGCATCCAGCCTGTAAAGCGGTGCTTGTGCTCCTCCACATCGGTGTCCGGGAGATAATGTGGATAATCCCCGTATGCCGTGTTCACAAACATCTGTCCATCTTCCTCAAATCCTGCTGGATACATCCCGATCCTGCGTTCAAATTTAAAGTTCACCGAAATGGCCATCGTTGCAAAATGCCAATGGTTACCGTTATTATCTTCCACCGTGCTGCCATGGCCGGAGCCTTTAAGAAATCCGCCAGGTTTATAGGAAATAGGATTGTAGGGTGCATACGTGAAAGGTCCAAGGGGACTATCACTGGTATAAACCCCATCTGCATAGACATTCCATTGTGTACCGGGAGCACCGTACTCCAGGTAGTAGGTGTTATTGTGCTTCACCATCCAAGGCCCTTCGATAAAGGGCTTTAGGTCACTTTTATGATCTTGGCCGAATCGCTCCCAGCCGTGTTTGTCTGGTTCAAGATTAAAGAGGTCCACCTGCTCGCCCATTGGGATGAAATAATTCTCAGCATCCAGTTCTATGCCATGAATGGGCCATTTATTGGAGGATTCTTCGTAGAGATAGACTTTGCCGTCATCATCTACAAAGAGATTGGGATCCTGCACACCACCAGGTACATTGATCACTGCAAAATTCGTTTTCCAATCACCTAAATCAGGATTATCCGTTTCGATCACCGCTCCGCGTCCGGATGGATCTCCCAACAGGATGATCTTTCCGTCTTTCACCGCCGCTGCGGGAGCATTTGAACCATTGAAGTACCAGCTTTGGGGGCGGATAAATTCCCAGTTGCTCATGTCGTCCGATACCCAATAGCCATGCGAACGGGTGACAAAGAGGTAGTATTTGCCCTTAAAATTCACAATGGCCGGATCGGCACCGGAGCGATAGGATACATTGTTCCTTGCCCGGTAATGGGACATATAGGTGTAGTCGATATCTATGGGGTTGCAGTACGTCTTAAACCTACGCTCGGAGACTGCTGGGGCAGAAGGTCTGTTATCCTCCTTTTTGGTCTCAGGAGAACAGGCGGCCAACATCCCAATCGATAATAAAGAAAGTACTATTCTTTTCATTTGGTAAGGGTTGGTTTTACTTTTTGGGCTTACAATGTGAATAAATCAGGCTCAGGGAACCATCCATTGAAATTCATGATCAAGGTAGGGCAATCACCTGACTGTAGGTGGATTTTCAATAGTTTATTGAGAATATCATCGGTTTATTTTAGAAGGTTTTAAGCTTAAAAATCCCGTTTTAATTACATGAGAAAATTAACGCACATCGCTATTTTACGAGCTTTAGACCTTGAGGGTCACCATTGAATACTAATGCTGTGGATAATATATAAGGAGCTCTATGTATAATCTGGACTAAAGGTGGTTTGGTTAAAAGGAGAGTCTCCTTATGTGTTAATAAAATAGGGACCACTCTATCGTCAAGGCACTGATATTTGTAAAAAACTAGTCCATTTGTGGATAGCACAGACACCAATAAGAATATAAATTTTCAGGAACTTGCGGAAGTTAGCCTTTCGGCTATGCACTGATTCAGCTTGTAGTTTCCATTTGATGGTTATGGCCTAGAATGCATTGGCTCTGGCTAATGAAGCTATAAGTGGACGCCCTTCTTATAAGGTTTAACGGCCATTTATCATCCAAAGCTAAGATTTCGCAAAAATCAGAACGATTTCTAGGCATTTTCCGTTAATTTTGCAGCAATTTAGATTCAATCTAATTCAATTAATGACAAATATCGATTTGATATCCAAGGATTCGGCTTTTGTAAGCGATGCTGAACGTGAGGGTTTCGTGCCTTTAGCTTTCAGGAGGTTTAAGGAATGCGTTTTCTTGGAATTCATCTCGTTGAAGGATACACCTAATGCTATAACGCACCAGATATGAGGACGGCAGATACCATACAACAAGGAGAAGTGGCTATTATTGATAAAATTTTGCCCAGCGAATTGACCCTAAACCTAATGGAGATGGGGTTTTTGCCCGGTAAACGGATATCCTTGTTGCAGCGGGCACCGCTGAAAGACCCGATGGCCTTTAGGCTGGGGAATACCGTCATTGCGCTCCGTAAAACTGAAGCCCAACTCATTGAAGTGATCCTAGAAAACTAATTGCTGTATGCCAGAAGTACTCACCCCTGAGAAGTTATCGACCTTTACTGTTGCCCTCATTGGAAATCCGAATGTGGGAAAAACAACGATATTTAACCGTCTGACCGGATTACGCCAAAAGGTAGGGAATTATCCTGGTGTGACGGTGGATAAGCGCTATGCCTCCCTGAAAATAGGCAACCAAAGTGCTACCATCATTGATCTACCTGGTACGTACAGCATTTACCCCAACTCCGAAGACGAAGTGATCGTCCACCGCGTGCTCAATGGACTGGACAAGACCTCCAAGCCCGATTTTGTGTTGGCAGTAGTGGACATGTCCAGCATGGAGCGAGGCCTGTTTTTGGTCACGCAGATCATGGACTTGGGGCTACCCATGGCGGTAGTGCTCAACATGTCCGATACAGCAGAAGAGCAAGGGATCAAAGTCAAGACCCACCAACTATACAAGGCACTCGGCGTACCGGTCATCCAAACCAATGCCCGCAGCAACAAAGGCATCAGCGGCATTACTGACCTGATCGGCGACCAGATGTTTGAACAGCCAGCATCGTTTTTGGAAAGCGACCGACTTTTGCCTGAGCAACTGTCCACTGCTATCCAAGAGCGTTTTTCACTGACCAATTCTTACCAAGCCTATCAGCTGATCCGTTTTCATGACAAAGAACCTATTCTAAGCCACGAAGAAAGTGAATGGCTAAGACAAGAAATAAAGGGGGCAGATTTTGACATCAAGTCCAAGCAGCTCCAAGAGACCCAAGACCGCTACGCTGCCATTCAGCAGGTGTTGGAAACAGTGGTCGAGAAGACGGATATGAAGAAAAAGCGGTTAACCGACAAGCTGGATCGGATTTTTTTACATAAGGTAGGCGGCTATGCCATATTCTTGGGCATTTTATTAATGATTTTCCAAGCAGTTTTTGCTTGGTCAGCAATGCCTATGGACCTGATTGATGGTTTTTTTGCCAGCTTGAGTGCATCCGTGGCAGGACTATTACCGGAAGGAGTCCTTACTGACCTGATTACAGAGGGGATTATTCCGGGGATCGGTGGTGTGGTGATTTTCATTCCGCAGATTGCACTGTTGTTTGCTTTTTTAGGGATTTTGGAAGATACCGGATACATGTCACGCGTGGTCTTCTTGATGGACAGGGTCATGCGTCCTTTTGGATTGAATGGCAAGAGTGTAGTGCCGTTGATTTCAGGAATTGCCTGTGCCATTCCGGGGATAATGGCCACTCGTAATATTGGTAATTGGAAGGATCGTTTGATCACTATTATGGTTACGCCTTTGATGAGCTGCTCGGCCAGGCTTCCCGTTTATGTGATCCTTATTGGCATTGCTGTTCCGGCTACGAATATTGGTCCGTTTAACCTGCAGGCGCTGGTCATGCTGGGCATGTACCTCTTGGGCGTAATAGCTGTATTGGTGACCGCCTGGGTATTGAAGCTTGTCCTGAATTTTAAAGAAAGAAGTTACCTGATGGTAGAGATGCCATTGTTTAGAGTGCCGCGATGGAAAGACGTCCTGATCACGATGTATTCCAAGTCAAAAACCTTTGTGTTTGAAGCTGGAAAAGTGATCTTGGCCATTTCGATCGTGCTTTGGGTGCTGGCGAGCTACGGGCCCTCCGGTGCGAGGGAAGAAGCTATTGCTGCGGTAGAAGTTCCGGCTGACGGTGCTTCTGAAGAAGTGATGCTAGATTATCAGCATAACCTTGAATCAGCAGAACTGGAATCTTCGTATATAGGAATAGCCGGACAGTTTATAGAGCCGGCCATTAGGCCTTTGGGTTATGATTGGAAAATCGGCATTGCGCTGATTACTTCTTTTGCAGCCCGTGAGGTTTTTGTCTCCACAATGGCCACGCTCTACAGCGTGGGCAGTGAAGTGGAGGATGAGCTGACCATTCAGGAAAAACTGAAAAGCGAGGTGAATCCTAATACTGGTGAAGCGGTATTTAACCTGGCCACTGCGATTTCACTGATGGTCTTCTATGCTTTTGCGATGCAGTGCATGAGCACTTTAGCGGTAGTTTACCGTGAGACCAAAGGATGGAAGTGGCCCCTGATTCAAACCATCTATATGACGGTCTTGGCTTATGTATCAGCCTTCATCGCCTATCAGCTGTTTTCGTAATTAATACAAAAACGCAAGAACTTAGAATTTATGTGGCAAGAACTAATTGTATGGACGTTGTTTGTGGGGATTATTGGCTGGAAAGTGTACCAATATTTCAAGCCCAAGAAATCAAGTGGGCTGGACTGTGGCTGTGGTAAGTGTGATATGGCCAAGAAAGGGGATTTGAATTGATTGGAAAATTAGAAGATTGAAATATTGTAATAATTAATCCAACGCTTTTTCATTACTTATTGCCGGCAGGTACTTCGGCTTCCCCCATCTTCACCGTAGCACCAGCCAGGGAAACCACCGCAGTGATCAAAAAGAAAAGTAGGCTAAAGGCTACAGCAATATTCTTATCGATGCCCATGTATTCATGGCTAAAGATAAACACCAATTCACGCGCGCCCACACCGCCGATGGTAAGTGGCAATACCGCCACGATCGAAGACAATAGAAAAACGAATTGGTAGGCGAGGAGTTGTTCATGTATTCCCAGGGCAAGAAGGATAAAATAGGCACAAATAAGCTGGGCAGACTGTACCAAAAGTGAATAGCCACTGGTAATAGCCGTAGCACGCCGAAAGGTAGGAAACCACCACCTCACCACGCCGACAAAAACCAAAGGTACGATGGCCAGACCAATTGCCGCTACGATATCCAAGTTAATCCCCCATGGAGCTTTCCACTCGACCTCTACAGAAAACCAAATGACCAGCAGTAGCCATACCAAGGCGACAAGCCCGCTCACACGGTCAAGCAATACAGCTGCGAGGAGTTTTTTCACCTTGGTGTCAAAGCGTTTACGAAGCCAATAGACCTTGTAACCGTCGCCGCCTATTCCTCCGGGAAGGAAGAGATTATAGAACATCCCAATCCAGTACAGCTTAAGGTTTTGGCGCTCACTGAGGCGTGCTGCCAGGATACGGAAAAGGCAATTGAGCCGGAGGGAAGAGAGGGCTTTGGAGAGCACAAAACACAGTGCTGCGATGACGAGGTATCCGAAATTGGCCTTCTTGATTACCTGCCAGGTCGCTTCCAGGTCAATTTTTCGAAACACCAAGTAAATGGCCACTCCTGTGAGCAGCAGCTTCAGGAGCAGCTTTAGCGTTTTCTTACTCACCTTCGAAAACTTCTTTGATGGTATAGGTCTTCTTATCTTGTGACTCAAAGTACGTCCTGACGATGATCTCCGCCACGATACCTGTCGTGATCAGCTGCAGTCCCCCCAAAATCAAGATCAGTCCAACCAGCAGAATAGGCCTGCCCCATATGTCTTCACCAAGGATTTTGAGTACTAAAAGGTAAAAATTGATCAGGGCACCTGAAATCAACGCCAAAAGCCCCAGTCCACCGAAAATATGGATGGGCCGCTGGAGGTACTTTTGGAAAAAAAGCATCAGGATAAGGTCAGCCAAAACCTTAAAGGTCCTGTTCAAGCCATACTTGGAAGTACCATGGATCCGTGGGTGATGCTTGACATTCACTTCTGTCATCCGGGCACCTTCCTGCTTGGCAAGTACTGGGATAAATCGGTGCAATTCCCCATAAAGCCCCATGTTCTGGGCGATATTTGCCTTATATACCCGCAAACTACAGCCATAATCCTTTAGATAGACTTTAGTGGTATTTCGAATCATCCAATTGGCAAACTTGCTGGGTAATTTTCTCAAGACAAAACCATCCTGTCGATTGGCGCGCACACCGGCCACGACATCCCAATCCTCATCGATGGCTTTCTGGAGCATCATCGGAATGTCGGAAGGGTCATTTTGCAAGTCCCCGTCCATCGTGACGATGTACTCTCCGGTGGCCTTGTCAAT
It encodes:
- a CDS encoding LOG family protein, whose amino-acid sequence is MKKITIYCGSNTGNNPAYKKGAIALAEEMILRKMDLVYGAGKVGLMGIIADHMLSVGRNVYGFIPQKLVDVEVAHHGCTELTVVETMRDRKWLMAETGDGFIAMPGGIGTLEELFEIMTLNQLAYIQKPLALYNVEGYYDKLIEFLNFSAQEGFLKQAQMDLLIISDNPAEMLDKMAAYQPKLVPKWGK
- a CDS encoding family 43 glycosylhydrolase, which encodes MKRIVLSLLSIGMLAACSPETKKEDNRPSAPAVSERRFKTYCNPIDIDYTYMSHYRARNNVSYRSGADPAIVNFKGKYYLFVTRSHGYWVSDDMSNWEFIRPQSWYFNGSNAPAAAVKDGKIILLGDPSGRGAVIETDNPDLGDWKTNFAVINVPGGVQDPNLFVDDDGKVYLYEESSNKWPIHGIELDAENYFIPMGEQVDLFNLEPDKHGWERFGQDHKSDLKPFIEGPWMVKHNNTYYLEYGAPGTQWNVYADGVYTSDSPLGPFTYAPYNPISYKPGGFLKGSGHGSTVEDNNGNHWHFATMAISVNFKFERRIGMYPAGFEEDGQMFVNTAYGDYPHYLPDTDVEEHKHRFTGWMLLSFNKPVKTNSAEVNMDINVVDESEGGYMQEQIREFDISQINDEEIRSYWVSEANNDSIYVEVDLEKPMDVKAVQINFQDFNSEIFGRPDTLRQQFVIKTSLDGANWEIVADYSNNQRDMPHGYIELDKAVEARYVRYEHVYCTNKFLAISELRVFGNGQEALPETPSNFAVKRQSDRRNTLLSWDPVDGATGYVIYWGISKEKLNLSALMYDQSEYELRALNTDQSYYYQVEAFDENGISKKSEILYTE
- a CDS encoding FeoA family protein → MRTADTIQQGEVAIIDKILPSELTLNLMEMGFLPGKRISLLQRAPLKDPMAFRLGNTVIALRKTEAQLIEVILEN
- the feoB gene encoding ferrous iron transport protein B, whose translation is MPEVLTPEKLSTFTVALIGNPNVGKTTIFNRLTGLRQKVGNYPGVTVDKRYASLKIGNQSATIIDLPGTYSIYPNSEDEVIVHRVLNGLDKTSKPDFVLAVVDMSSMERGLFLVTQIMDLGLPMAVVLNMSDTAEEQGIKVKTHQLYKALGVPVIQTNARSNKGISGITDLIGDQMFEQPASFLESDRLLPEQLSTAIQERFSLTNSYQAYQLIRFHDKEPILSHEESEWLRQEIKGADFDIKSKQLQETQDRYAAIQQVLETVVEKTDMKKKRLTDKLDRIFLHKVGGYAIFLGILLMIFQAVFAWSAMPMDLIDGFFASLSASVAGLLPEGVLTDLITEGIIPGIGGVVIFIPQIALLFAFLGILEDTGYMSRVVFLMDRVMRPFGLNGKSVVPLISGIACAIPGIMATRNIGNWKDRLITIMVTPLMSCSARLPVYVILIGIAVPATNIGPFNLQALVMLGMYLLGVIAVLVTAWVLKLVLNFKERSYLMVEMPLFRVPRWKDVLITMYSKSKTFVFEAGKVILAISIVLWVLASYGPSGAREEAIAAVEVPADGASEEVMLDYQHNLESAELESSYIGIAGQFIEPAIRPLGYDWKIGIALITSFAAREVFVSTMATLYSVGSEVEDELTIQEKLKSEVNPNTGEAVFNLATAISLMVFYAFAMQCMSTLAVVYRETKGWKWPLIQTIYMTVLAYVSAFIAYQLFS
- a CDS encoding FeoB-associated Cys-rich membrane protein, producing the protein MWQELIVWTLFVGIIGWKVYQYFKPKKSSGLDCGCGKCDMAKKGDLN
- a CDS encoding lysylphosphatidylglycerol synthase transmembrane domain-containing protein; protein product: MSKKTLKLLLKLLLTGVAIYLVFRKIDLEATWQVIKKANFGYLVIAALCFVLSKALSSLRLNCLFRILAARLSERQNLKLYWIGMFYNLFLPGGIGGDGYKVYWLRKRFDTKVKKLLAAVLLDRVSGLVALVWLLLVIWFSVEVEWKAPWGINLDIVAAIGLAIVPLVFVGVVRWWFPTFRRATAITSGYSLLVQSAQLICAYFILLALGIHEQLLAYQFVFLLSSIVAVLPLTIGGVGARELVFIFSHEYMGIDKNIAVAFSLLFFLITAVVSLAGATVKMGEAEVPAGNK
- a CDS encoding glycosyltransferase family 2 protein gives rise to the protein MSKLQLSLVVTVYNEEENIKPLLAAVFEALEGISYELILVDDGSTDKTVAMAKQHANGNTKVLIFNKNYGQTTALAAGIDKATGEYIVTMDGDLQNDPSDIPMMLQKAIDEDWDVVAGVRANRQDGFVLRKLPSKFANWMIRNTTKVYLKDYGCSLRVYKANIAQNMGLYGELHRFIPVLAKQEGARMTEVNVKHHPRIHGTSKYGLNRTFKVLADLILMLFFQKYLQRPIHIFGGLGLLALISGALINFYLLVLKILGEDIWGRPILLVGLILILGGLQLITTGIVAEIIVRTYFESQDKKTYTIKEVFEGE